Proteins encoded together in one Heliomicrobium gestii window:
- a CDS encoding ABC transporter ATP-binding protein yields MPDICAALEMVEVIKNRRSLLQIDDLQFHVGQITAVIGPNGAGKSTLLKVLHGLERPTAGTVRFRGRPLGGSDLLENRRRIAMVFQSPCLFQTTVYENIAAGLRIRGVRRSGIAPVVHRWAARFGVAHLLERQARHLSGGEAQRVALARALACGPELFLLDEPFASLDPPTRDALCRELREVIKEEGITAVIVTHVMEEVFLLADRALMLSSGRVVQDGTPEELLARPVNSEVADFVGKRRILLGRVVARTGETVVVDTPEGSFQLPVAAGGEGTFLLCLREGEETIE; encoded by the coding sequence ATGCCGGACATCTGCGCCGCATTGGAAATGGTTGAGGTCATAAAAAACCGCCGCAGCCTGTTGCAGATCGACGATCTGCAGTTTCACGTTGGTCAGATCACAGCCGTTATCGGGCCCAACGGCGCCGGCAAGAGCACCCTGTTAAAGGTGCTGCACGGGTTGGAAAGGCCGACAGCCGGAACGGTCCGCTTTCGCGGGCGACCCCTGGGCGGTTCGGACCTGCTGGAGAACCGGCGGCGGATCGCCATGGTCTTTCAAAGCCCCTGCCTGTTTCAGACAACTGTTTATGAAAACATCGCCGCCGGTTTGCGCATCCGCGGCGTTCGTCGTTCCGGGATCGCGCCGGTCGTCCATCGCTGGGCCGCCCGTTTCGGCGTTGCCCATCTGCTGGAAAGGCAGGCGCGCCACCTCTCCGGCGGTGAAGCCCAGCGAGTGGCTTTGGCCCGGGCGCTCGCCTGCGGCCCGGAGCTGTTTTTGTTGGACGAACCCTTTGCCTCCCTCGATCCGCCGACGCGCGACGCCCTCTGCCGGGAGTTGCGTGAGGTCATTAAGGAAGAGGGGATCACGGCTGTCATCGTCACTCATGTGATGGAAGAGGTCTTTTTGTTGGCCGACCGGGCGCTGATGCTGTCGTCGGGGCGAGTTGTCCAGGATGGTACGCCGGAGGAACTGCTGGCGCGACCGGTCAACAGTGAAGTGGCCGATTTTGTGGGCAAGCGGCGCATCCTGTTGGGACGGGTCGTGGCGCGCACCGGGGAGACGGTGGTCGTGGACACGCCGGAGGGATCATTCCAATTGCCGGTCGCTGCCGGCGGTGAGGGGACCTTTCTCCTCTGCCTGCGCGAAGGGGAAGAGACCATAGAATAG
- a CDS encoding substrate-binding domain-containing protein produces the protein MYQTPPKAPRKRLVIALFLILSLLLAACGTTPQPGGQSTPPSGQGQNMPAPANPDLILATTTSTTDSGLLDVLIPAFEKKRGYKVKPLSVGTGQALAYGEKGEADVLLVHAPDAELKVVEKGAAINRKLVMHNDFIVVGPSDDPAGVKGLTSTVEALKKIAGGGKLFISRGDDSGTHKMEKSFWQKASLTPTGNAWYQETGAGMGQTLNVASEKQGYTLTDRATYLAQKKNLKLAVVLEKEPALLNIYHVMEVNAEKFPKVNKEGAKAFSDFLLSAEGQEMIKTFGVDKYGEPLFVPDAGKKEETLGK, from the coding sequence TTGTATCAGACACCCCCAAAGGCGCCCCGAAAGAGACTCGTCATCGCGCTGTTTCTCATCCTCTCCCTGCTGTTGGCGGCCTGCGGAACAACGCCCCAGCCGGGCGGGCAGTCGACGCCGCCGAGCGGACAGGGGCAGAACATGCCAGCGCCTGCCAACCCCGATCTGATCCTGGCCACCACCACGAGCACCACGGACAGCGGACTTCTCGACGTCCTGATCCCGGCCTTTGAGAAGAAGAGGGGATACAAGGTCAAGCCCCTCTCCGTCGGCACCGGTCAGGCCCTCGCTTACGGGGAAAAAGGAGAGGCCGATGTGCTCCTCGTCCACGCGCCTGACGCAGAGTTGAAGGTCGTCGAGAAGGGCGCTGCCATCAACCGCAAGCTGGTCATGCACAATGACTTCATCGTCGTCGGTCCCTCCGACGACCCAGCCGGTGTCAAAGGGCTTACATCGACGGTGGAGGCCTTGAAGAAGATCGCCGGCGGCGGAAAACTCTTCATCTCCCGTGGCGATGACTCGGGAACCCATAAGATGGAGAAGTCCTTCTGGCAGAAAGCCTCGCTTACCCCGACCGGCAACGCCTGGTATCAGGAGACAGGCGCCGGGATGGGACAGACGCTGAATGTGGCCTCGGAGAAACAGGGCTACACCCTGACAGACCGGGCCACCTATCTGGCCCAGAAAAAGAACCTGAAGCTGGCCGTTGTGCTGGAAAAAGAGCCGGCGCTCCTCAATATCTACCATGTCATGGAAGTCAACGCCGAGAAATTCCCCAAGGTGAACAAGGAGGGCGCCAAAGCCTTTAGCGACTTCTTGCTCTCGGCGGAAGGCCAAGAGATGATCAAAACCTTCGGTGTCGACAAATACGGTGAACCGCTCTTTGTCCCTGACGCCGGAAAAAAGGAAGAGACGCTCGGGAAATAG
- a CDS encoding phosphotransferase — translation MLVVNRYVGVDPRFQNTTRKARTRRPERRSPERTGTLADQREIVPDLPSPLFDALPSPAESSLPAPPFGSGNPLPPLDLEPLEQIFPDTPPLSLTWEEDLADGTSNIIAKDAAGSPSLLADSTGAVAATPAQAKGEGPFERAEQVQEHRPIEGLPNQDQQGSLIEEAETRSGKATLAPDLRVERERLLELLAEHDLHLRSLHRQGGRLLAETDRGPLRVEFVEGEKALLRARNVVAALQHLREKGFPQCPEPRLSKYGEWVIPWGDRAYFLYHKLPGRSAKLDSSADLREAGRVLALLHRSGRGFQPADASVAGPIDIPGQFAWGRQVAADWQAMVGRQRFFSDSDRLLQENLPKLTERAEKGFAWMESAYGEKRQEIEQAGALCHGHFGAASLLKTQRTFWVDCFNHCRRDIPVAELAQFVYDTVRASRDGWKEAIHIIEGYDSVEKLSESDWRLLLGCLIIPFDLFEHLEGKIRTEPAQTIEIIPDRRLQDQGFRRTRRAIETCNRAYAAAFRMASQAGMTLPT, via the coding sequence TTGCTGGTCGTCAATCGTTATGTCGGGGTCGATCCCCGATTTCAAAACACCACCCGGAAGGCGCGGACGCGCCGGCCGGAACGGCGTTCGCCGGAACGAACCGGGACGCTGGCAGACCAGCGGGAGATTGTCCCGGATCTTCCGTCCCCCTTGTTTGACGCCCTTCCTTCCCCAGCGGAGAGCTCGTTGCCGGCGCCACCCTTTGGCTCTGGCAATCCCCTTCCCCCCCTTGATTTGGAACCGTTGGAGCAAATCTTCCCGGACACCCCGCCGCTTTCCCTGACATGGGAAGAGGACTTGGCTGACGGGACTTCGAACATCATCGCCAAAGACGCTGCCGGAAGCCCCTCCTTATTGGCAGATAGCACAGGCGCTGTCGCGGCAACGCCGGCGCAGGCGAAGGGGGAAGGCCCATTTGAAAGGGCAGAGCAGGTTCAGGAGCACCGTCCTATCGAAGGGCTGCCGAATCAGGACCAGCAAGGAAGTCTGATCGAAGAAGCAGAAACCCGATCGGGCAAGGCGACGCTGGCGCCCGATCTCCGGGTGGAACGGGAGCGGCTTCTGGAACTGCTGGCTGAGCATGACTTGCACCTGCGTTCGTTGCATCGACAGGGTGGACGGTTGCTGGCAGAGACGGACCGAGGCCCGTTACGGGTGGAATTCGTAGAGGGGGAAAAGGCGCTGCTGCGGGCGCGAAACGTGGTGGCTGCGCTGCAGCATCTTCGGGAAAAGGGATTTCCCCAATGCCCGGAACCGCGTCTCTCCAAGTATGGCGAATGGGTCATCCCCTGGGGCGACCGCGCCTACTTCCTGTATCACAAGCTCCCCGGCCGTTCGGCCAAACTGGACAGCAGCGCCGATTTGCGGGAGGCCGGTCGCGTACTGGCTCTCTTGCACCGGAGCGGACGGGGATTTCAGCCTGCCGATGCCTCTGTGGCAGGGCCGATCGATATTCCCGGCCAGTTCGCCTGGGGCCGCCAGGTAGCCGCCGACTGGCAAGCGATGGTGGGACGACAGCGGTTTTTCTCGGACAGCGATCGACTGTTGCAGGAGAATCTGCCGAAGCTGACGGAACGAGCCGAGAAGGGCTTTGCCTGGATGGAGTCCGCCTACGGGGAGAAGCGCCAGGAAATCGAACAGGCGGGCGCCCTCTGTCACGGCCACTTTGGCGCGGCGTCGCTCTTGAAGACCCAGCGAACCTTCTGGGTTGACTGTTTCAATCACTGTCGCCGCGACATCCCCGTCGCTGAATTGGCCCAATTCGTTTACGACACCGTTCGCGCCTCCCGCGATGGCTGGAAAGAGGCGATCCACATCATCGAAGGGTATGATTCGGTAGAAAAACTGTCTGAATCGGACTGGCGGCTTCTTTTGGGCTGTCTGATCATCCCCTTCGACCTCTTCGAACACCTGGAAGGCAAAATCCGTACGGAACCGGCCCAGACGATCGAGATCATCCCCGATCGCAGGCTCCAGGATCAGGGCTTTCGGCGCACGCGACGGGCGATCGAAACGTGCAACCGCGCTTATGCGGCCGCCTTCCGCATGGCGAGCCAAGCCGGGATGACATTGCCCACCTAA
- a CDS encoding winged helix-turn-helix domain-containing protein, producing MDTKKAPVAPEPVEIKVNCKIWVEVRGAVVFSQGRMGLLEAIDATGSISQAAARMGMSYRAAWGKVTTTEERLGFKLVERFPGHREHGATLTETGRALLRQFQAFNRESQSAVDGLFDKHLRGWVETLAAEGISPVPATAEKKNDEA from the coding sequence ATGGATACGAAAAAGGCGCCCGTTGCGCCCGAACCGGTTGAGATAAAAGTGAACTGCAAGATCTGGGTGGAAGTCCGGGGAGCGGTCGTCTTTAGCCAGGGGCGCATGGGCCTTCTCGAGGCCATCGACGCGACGGGCTCGATCAGCCAGGCGGCGGCCCGGATGGGCATGTCCTATCGAGCCGCCTGGGGCAAGGTGACGACGACAGAAGAGCGGCTCGGGTTTAAGCTGGTCGAACGCTTTCCCGGCCACCGCGAGCATGGAGCGACCCTCACTGAAACAGGGCGGGCGCTGCTCCGACAGTTTCAGGCCTTCAACCGGGAGTCTCAGTCAGCCGTCGACGGCCTCTTTGACAAACACCTGCGTGGTTGGGTCGAAACGCTTGCGGCCGAAGGGATCTCGCCTGTACCCGCGACGGCGGAAAAAAAGAACGACGAAGCATGA
- a CDS encoding ABC transporter permease gives MELIFDGIGQAIRLLIQGDGEVWSVTWLTLKVSGLATLISVLIGVPLGLLLAQSRFPGKAVVVSLVNTGMGLPPVVVGLFVTILLWRSGPLGMLGLLYTPAAMILAQAVIASPIVMGLTFAAVEQLDPNLRLQILSLGATRWQVYWRLIQEARLSILAAVIAGFGGVVSEVGASMMVGGNVKGLTRVLTTATVMEVSKGNLDVAIALSLILLGLAYGVTLILTVIQQGRRMG, from the coding sequence GTGGAACTGATCTTCGACGGCATTGGACAAGCGATCCGGCTGCTGATTCAGGGCGATGGCGAGGTCTGGTCGGTTACCTGGCTGACACTGAAGGTTTCCGGACTGGCCACCCTGATCAGTGTGCTCATCGGCGTTCCCCTCGGTCTTTTGTTGGCCCAGTCTCGCTTTCCCGGCAAGGCGGTCGTCGTCAGCCTCGTCAACACCGGCATGGGGTTGCCCCCTGTGGTGGTGGGCCTGTTCGTGACGATCCTGCTCTGGCGCAGCGGTCCCCTGGGGATGCTGGGCCTCCTCTACACGCCAGCCGCCATGATCCTCGCCCAGGCGGTCATCGCTTCGCCGATCGTCATGGGCCTCACCTTTGCCGCCGTCGAACAGTTGGATCCCAACCTGCGCCTGCAGATCCTTTCCCTCGGCGCGACACGGTGGCAGGTCTACTGGCGCTTGATCCAGGAGGCGCGACTGTCCATTTTGGCCGCTGTCATCGCCGGTTTTGGCGGTGTCGTGTCTGAGGTGGGCGCCTCCATGATGGTGGGCGGCAATGTAAAAGGGCTGACACGGGTGTTGACGACGGCTACAGTCATGGAGGTGTCCAAAGGCAACCTCGATGTGGCCATTGCCCTCAGTCTGATCCTGCTGGGGCTGGCCTACGGGGTGACCTTGATCCTGACGGTCATTCAACAGGGGAGGCGGATGGGTTGA